TGCGGTGAAGGAGCGAGGCGCCTGTATGTAAATCTCTTTGAACTTCTCAAAAATCTTCCTTTCGGGATTCCATTGGTATATCTGTGAGAATGTGTAATCGCTGCCCAGCGCCAGGTAATATCTCTCCTTAAAGAAAAAGGGTTGCAGCGCCATTGCTCCACGAGATGGCAAGGCCTGGATATCAACAAACTGCTTGTTGCTCCATTTCATGATTTTCGAGTCTCCGATAAACCTGGTCAGCGAAATGTAGAGTTCATCTTTCATTTTGAAGCTTTTGACGGCCAGGACGTCCTCCATGTTTGGGATATCACTGAGTGGGGTGAATTTCTTTGTGCTTTTGTTCCACTGTAAGATGAGAGGTACTTGAGATCGGCTGGACAATACAAGATGAGGCTTCTCATCGATTTCAATGAATTCTGCATCCGTGTCTCGGAACCATTCATGGAGGGATTGGTAGGAGTAGAAGCCTTTGCTGTTCCACTTATACACGGTGGTCAGACCTGCTTTTGAGCTGTCAGCGATCACAAAATAGTTCTCCCCTTCAATCTTAAAAAGCTCAATGTCATTTGGCTTGGAGATACGTGAGACTTCAATGTCTTGAAACTTGGTGAATTTGGCCCAGGTTTCATCATACTTGTATATGTGAGAGCCACCGAACAGTTGGGCCACCACCATGAACACTTGATCATCGATGAGTATGGCTTTGCATCCAACAATAGACTGGCCTGTCAAAAAAGAAAACTGGGTTACAAAAACTTATGGAAAACACAATCCAACTTTATGCAATTTATCTTGAGAAAACATTTCCAAACACAACATACTTGTGAACATCACATCACATCACATCTGGTAACAAGAGGATGAATCTATGGGACTTACCAGATACCTACCATATCATATCATGATTTATGATAAACAAATTAAGGTTTTAAATTTGATCACATGCCATAAAACGCTAACAATGCACATTATAAACCTATATTGTATTACTTAATAAAATAGCTTTTGGATTGATATTATATTGAAATATATTTATCATTTCTATACCTGTAATGTTGTCATAACTTCTGAAGTTCATTTCAATGTGATCCCACTCTAGGACCATACAGTTTTCCATGCTTGGTTGCGCTATAGCCACAAAGACATCATTCTTATATTCAAAGGTATCGACTGACACAGACTCGTATGGCAAAATTTGCTGAACAACAAAATCTGTAAATTAACAacatgaaaaattacattttttttcgaTGTCGTACTGTATCACACAAAACGCTTTCTACTGCAGTAATGTGGCTGCAGTAGTATGGGATGATATAAAGTTTACAGTATCTGTTTTTATGTGCCATgttctattttaaaggggttatctgggtaacaaaaacaatattttaaataattccccttcccaataccaccctatgtctaatatacatgtacaaCCTATCTTTCAcaccttccctgtttttttctcatactgtcccactctggatgtctaaaataattttctctgtgtcctctctgacaacgcactgctcccccccctttgtagacacaggacatgtgatatcctctttgggggctgggttagctgtctattgacttggtaatccAGCCCCCAAGAGACATCATCTGCCTCATCTCCATGCTGGTCACTGCTAGTGAAGGTGCTCCTTCCTTAGACTTACATGTgttcctgagcctaggtttctgtattaTGAAAAGGTATAGttttatctctgcttgctgtaagTAAATGCAGGCACAGTCAGTAGCAAAGTGTAGGTttagagatctaaacctacactacaccccccccctgtAAGCAGATGCCTAATATGCAGCAAATGGCTACACCATGTGTgcgttagctctgctacaccatgcacgcatcagctctgctacatcatcagctataGTGCAATCGTAATGACCGCAGTGGGCAGGAaggaaagctaagggggtgagtacgcaaacggaccaatcagggagatgcatgatgggaaatgtagtttcctggatggcgccatcttggatatagatcgtcttttagaaaaacttgtaactcagaaatggcagcagctagaaagacggctcaaaatactcagggggacttggtaagtaagACCAGCTAAATTTGGGAGCATTTGATTATTTAGCTCTTAGGTCCATAACCTCTTTAAACCCCCTTAAAAATACTGATGATTTCCCAGCACAGGGCTACAGAGCAGGAGAAAACTTGTCTTCATTTATATAGGGCTGGGACTGTCTAGAGCTAATGGCATGGCTTAGGTTATATAAGAAGATAGGTCAGGGACAGCTTGTCCGGTGTGTACACCTCATAATAAAGGTGTACAGTATGAAGCTGCACCACTACTTAGTAGAAAGAAAAGATGTGTTTGAGAGTACTAAAAAAGAGAGATCCCCATGAATGGGAGAGATCTGAGACCAACTATATTATTGAGTACgggccctattctacgggacgattatcgttcgaatctaaacgataattgttcggttgaaatgcagttaacgattaacgaccgaacgagaaatcattgattgctttataagacctggacctatttttatcgttgctcgttcgcaaaacaatcgcaaatcgttcgcattgaataagacgtcgttcggtggttcgcagtagatacgaacgcaatagcgaagaaaaaacaatcgcaaatacaatcataagtaacgattatcgttccatggaaatgagtgaacgtttttaggtctttcgcaatagcggtcgtttgagatcgttaatcgttaacgattatgcgaacgataatcgtcctgtggaatagggaccTTACTCTCTCAAGCCAGCAAGAAAAGGAGGAGCACAGCCTACCTACAACTAGTCGTAGGGGAAACCATCAGCCACTGTTCTGATGTGTTCATTTATATGATTGTGCGACCACCAAGCTCTCTGCCCATAAAAAGCTGCCAAACCTGAACACATACTGACTATAAATATTGCCCCCTATGGACGAGAGTACAAACTGATAGCATTTGGAGAATTTTTAATATCATAATGGAGTTTCTTTGCAGccttctgtacagtacagtactttCATAAGAACAAAATGTTTGGACGCAGTGGATGAAAAAGAACGCTTTGGGTGTTCGGGAAATTACCATGCAGTAAAGGTATGCAAATTATCTCTGGATTTTGCTCTAACCATTCATCAGTATAATAACCTCATTAAGGTCAGAACATACCGGTTGTTATGCAGTCTGTATCAAAGCTTGTTATTTCATTCAGCTTCTTCCCTTGGTACTCAGATGGTCCGGCACAAAGCACATCAGACACAGTGGAGTTTGTCATTTTCAGCCATGAAAAGAGCCACTTAGCTTTACAGTCACACTCGAACCTATTGCCTCGTAAATCTCTAGAATACAAAGATGCAAACATGGAAATGACACAGACTGTGACAAGCTCCAAACATTTCCAGGAtactttttacaatttttactaatttttattttttaaaggaacTTTTTGACAAAACGGATTTACTGTGTGATGGGCCTGTGGGGGTCAGAGCATAGCATGGGAATTTATAAGGGTATTCTCATTACAAAAATGATGGCATGCCATATTGGACTCGTTACACACGGGACTCCTGGATAGCAAAGAAGGCAGAGTTAAaaaggtagttcacaaaaaaaaaaattgtttcaaatcaactggtgccagaaagttgcagttatttgtaatttactttaattaaaaaatatcaagtcttttagtacttatgagctacgatatgtcctgcaggaagtggtattctttccagtctgaagagcaggagaggttttctatggggttttcctactgatctggacagttcctgacatggacagaggtggcagcagagaacattgtgccagactagaaagaatacaccacttcctgcaagacatacagcagatgatacgcgctggaagacttttttaatagtaaggaccccttcacacgtccggaaaaaccacccggatttcctattaggaaatccggacagttttccggacccatacactttaattaggcacggacacccttccggattactacggaagggtgtccgttccggaaaaatgatcccgataaaaaaataggacatgtcctatttttgtccggaattccgtcccagatgcccccatagaagtctatgggagcgccggaatcacaggcactttcctgatgtgcatcaggaaagtggcTGGGATTCCGGATTGCCTTCGCACCCCCCCCACCGCCTATACCCCTCTCCTCCACAACTCACCCTGCACCCGGCTCCCccgtcctcctgctccctggtgccgcgTGTCCTGGTGTGCACCGGGTCCTGCTGCTGCCGCACCTTCCCTTGCACCCCCTAGCCTCCTGttgctacaccccccccccaacccccctcagTTTAGCGTCCCCCATCCAGCCCCCTCACCCAACAGCACCCAatggacaacccccccccccccccccccggacttcaGGTAGGCGGCCCCCTCACTCAGCGGCCCCCTacggaacaccccccccccccccggaactcaGGTTGGCGTCCCCCGACCAGCAGCAACCACAAACATCCCCCCCCGGACGCCCGCTCGCCCGCCCAGCAGCCAGCagaagaccaggacaggtgagatcactgctctcgctgacaggtcatgatggaagttgtacttctgcagcctgtagccatccaggttgcagaagtacaactcccatcatgacctgtcagccgggcatgatgggagttgtacttctgcaagctgtggccatccaatttgcagaactacatctcccaccatgACATGACCTGTCagacgggcatgatgggagttgtacttctgcaagctgtggccatccagtttgcagaactacatctcccatcatgtcctatttttacttcttccatcaggaaatcctgaaggcttttcctgatggtttcctgaaggtaaaaaccgattactgtcaggaaatcctgatactttcctgatgacatttgaggcctcctgatcaggatttcctgacaataaaaactgacacggacgtgcgAAGGGGGCctaaaagtaaaagtaaattacatatctctggcactttctggcaccagtcggtTTGAAAGAAAAtactttttggtgaacaacccctttaaggtccccataagctttatacttttgttggccgTACCTAACCCTTGCAGCATAAGGTATATGGGTGTCTTCTGACCATCCACCAACAGATAATGTCAAtagagataggggtcaggcgtgatggaaaatcactgcccaacccctttatcCTCGGAGAGATAAGATGAAGTGAGGGcaatctggctgtggcttacaccttccctccctatagagaacacaggaacactcggccgtgccaaacattcctgtgtatagggagtgTATGGGGCAAACAGGCGAGATAACTGATGCCGAAAGATTGTTTGGTCACCAGTTAGCCTAAAGGTGGGCACACACCTtcaatatgttcacacaacgtatattttcgtaatatcACGGCccttgtacaacggccatgattattacgagaatatacgttgcattgctgtctatgggatcgcggccagagcgcatacacatagtatacgctgcggcagggatccctagcggcagcgcagacaactgaaatgtcagttttctgtggccgctattcattgaatagtggccgcagaaacccatgtcagtgcacactgtggagcaagtggTTCAGGACGCTCGCTTCACAGCGTACAgtgtaaagttctgatgcgggcgcgcacggatgtgctcacatcagaacactgcagcccgaaagatcatcttttcagagactggctgttccgcaACCCTGCCGGGtcgcggaacagccggtctcttacgctatgtgaacatagccttaaggccctattccacggaacgattatcgttcgtatttggctgatatcggccgctacggacgataatcgtccagtggaatagagtgcaacgatcagccaacattgttcatgtcggctgatcgttgcagtcacttgtttttcaacatgttgaaaaacaagcgactgatatagcagcgaactgctgcagtcgctccgttgaataggagtatcggcagcagacgctgctatatcctatgggctgcccggacgatcagcaatccccccgcagctccccgccgccccctcccgcactcacccgctcgctgcagccgcgttgaatagcggcggcagcgagcggggaacgaggagcaaacgagcgctgagagcgctcgttttctcctctaaacgacctgtggaataggggcattaggcttCTGGTTCAATCATGAATTTTTATACCAGAGTCTACAGCACTTACCTTGTATTTGATGTATAGGACAATAGAGCCTATTGAATATATCATATGTATAGGAGAAGGCTGAGATGACAATGTGCTGATTTCTTTTCATCTTAAAAGGAATGTATTAAATTATCTCTTTGTTAAACTGGCTTAAAAGAAACCCAAATATCTAATGTTATAGAGAAATATAATTATTTGCTGTTCTAGCAGGTCTGTATAATCACAATGTGCTGGAAATTCAGGTGTGAATGTGTAGTCTCCAAATATAGCAGTTGTAATATGTCCTATTGTCCAGTTTTTATATTATTGGTGTCTGTCatatctgtatacagtgattGTGGGACTTGTTTGGGGTGTCGGGAGGAGGAGGTGAAAGGGAAATGGGGGGGGTCTAGTATGTTTTTTATATTTGACTAAAAAAAATGGACCATTGTTATTGTTCTTTCGAGTAGggaattataatgtgggcagttcaGGTGGCCTGGGGGCCCACAACCGTATGAACCACCCACATCTGATCTCACTGCAGCTGCATATCACCCAGGGGCCCACTGGACAATGTAGATAATGTGCAGCCAATGTGGGCCATCCCTGGTGAGTGCACTAAAAAAAACTTACCTCCTACTGTACATGCTCCTCCGTTGCTGAAGGTCTCCTGGTGCTGCTCTCTCCTGTTCTCTCTTCTGGCACAGGCATTGTCTGTAACACACGCTGCCTGTGCTAGAAGAGAGAACAGGGTAGATCAGCGCCGAGAGACCTGCAGCAACGAGGGAGCATGTGGGAGgtgagttttgttttttcttttctatttatcTACTTTAGAGGAGATGCACAAGAGACCATGGactaaaggggggactacacaggggaccatggagcacagggagccatctactagagggggactatacaggggtccatctactaaagggggactacacagggggccatcttctatagggggacctacacagggtgCCATCTATTATAGCAGCTGCACcaaaggccatctactatagggggaactacacagggggtcatctactataacATGGATGTACAGAGGGCATCATCTACTATATAGATAGGGCACACGGATGCAAGCGAGCTTGTTGTTCTAGGGTCTTGCATCATTGTGCCTGTGccctggggggagagggggaaggtagGATTGtaagcccggggcccagggtacatttaatctgacCTTGGTATAATATTTTAGTGGCTATAAAGGACCCTTTAAATACTAATGTGAGTGAAAGGACAGGGACCCTGTACCACATAGTATGGATTATAAATCTCCTGTGGAAGTTAGGGTGGGCATATTACAGATGTTACATCAGATCCCAGGAGCTTTGCAATATACCTCTAATTCCCTACAAAGTGGAGATGATCTGCATTGACTGTAAGCAACATTGTCAGCATGCAGGGAAGAGAACATTAAAAGTACATTAGTAGGAGTGCTAGTCCATTACATTTATAAAATATATCACGGCGTTCAATAAGATATAGCAAAGATGAGACGTAACACTGTGACATGTATTTATATGAAGAGGCAGTCTCTATGGGATCATGCTGTTTTCATGAGGATGAAAAGATGTTTAAACTCATGAATTATGAACAAGTAAATGTAATAGAAAGAAGAGTAAGTGTGTTACAGCAGAGAATAGAGATgaaaaatatacaatataatgtGACTGGAACTGTCCAAGATTCAATAGACATTAGTGAAGTGTTACCAAATCCCCCACACAACAGGAAATGGGTGAACAGATGGGAtatttttacattaaaggggtactctggagagtaCCCCTTTTTAAATCAATGTATGTCAGAAAGAGAtaaaaatttataatttacttgtattcaaaaatctcaagccttccagtacttatcagcttatgtcctgcaggaagtggtgtattctatccagtctgacacagtgctctctgctgccacctctgtcagtgacaggaactgtccagagctgtaaaaaggccctatagaaaacctatcctgctctgggcagtttctgtccggagctcagaggatttatgtagaggcgcagtgCAGGAGCCTGTCCGTGCGAATACATTGAAGcttactccagctctgagctggcataggtttcactatcatttttcccccggaaaaatgataaatacgGCGGACGCAGATGTCGCaccccctctgcgtgcagccgcactgcccgtaacgccccctctcctccccactgGCGCAGTAGGGGCAGATCGGCCCAatatgaataaaatattcacaaatagaccatttgaaaatatttttacgccaatggGGCCCATttgcacctaaaaaaggcatttcagccttttaataaattttcacctatgactttctgcaggacatacagcagctgatacagaatacagaagacttttttttttt
Above is a window of Dendropsophus ebraccatus isolate aDenEbr1 chromosome 7, aDenEbr1.pat, whole genome shotgun sequence DNA encoding:
- the LGI2 gene encoding leucine-rich repeat LGI family member 2 isoform X2 codes for the protein MMALIIKGPLLLFILLGCIQNTVQLKKPVRCPSTCSCTKESVICVGSSWIPKTIPSDISSLSLVNGTFSEIKDRMFSHLPSLQLLFIEGNKIETISRHAFRGLRDLTHLSLAYNYIRTLPRDIFSDLDSLIEIDLRGNRFECDCKAKWLFSWLKMTNSTVSDVLCAGPSEYQGKKLNEITSFDTDCITTDFVVQQILPYESVSVDTFEYKNDVFVAIAQPSMENCMVLEWDHIEMNFRSYDNITGQSIVGCKAILIDDQVFMVVAQLFGGSHIYKYDETWAKFTKFQDIEVSRISKPNDIELFKIEGENYFVIADSSKAGLTTVYKWNSKGFYSYQSLHEWFRDTDAEFIEIDEKPHLVLSSRSQVPLILQWNKSTKKFTPLSDIPNMEDVLAVKSFKMKDELYISLTRFIGDSKIMKWSNKQFVDIQALPSRGAMALQPFFFKERYYLALGSDYTFSQIYQWNPERKIFEKFKEIYIQAPRSFTAVSTDRRDFIFASSFKGNTQIFEHVIVDLSL
- the LGI2 gene encoding leucine-rich repeat LGI family member 2 isoform X1; the encoded protein is MMALIIKGPLLLFILLGCIQNTVQLKKPVRCPSTCSCTKESVICVGSSWIPKTIPSDISSLSLVNGTFSEIKDRMFSHLPSLQLLLLNSNSFTVIRDDAFAGLFHLEYLFIEGNKIETISRHAFRGLRDLTHLSLAYNYIRTLPRDIFSDLDSLIEIDLRGNRFECDCKAKWLFSWLKMTNSTVSDVLCAGPSEYQGKKLNEITSFDTDCITTDFVVQQILPYESVSVDTFEYKNDVFVAIAQPSMENCMVLEWDHIEMNFRSYDNITGQSIVGCKAILIDDQVFMVVAQLFGGSHIYKYDETWAKFTKFQDIEVSRISKPNDIELFKIEGENYFVIADSSKAGLTTVYKWNSKGFYSYQSLHEWFRDTDAEFIEIDEKPHLVLSSRSQVPLILQWNKSTKKFTPLSDIPNMEDVLAVKSFKMKDELYISLTRFIGDSKIMKWSNKQFVDIQALPSRGAMALQPFFFKERYYLALGSDYTFSQIYQWNPERKIFEKFKEIYIQAPRSFTAVSTDRRDFIFASSFKGNTQIFEHVIVDLSL